In the genome of Palaemon carinicauda isolate YSFRI2023 chromosome 15, ASM3689809v2, whole genome shotgun sequence, one region contains:
- the LOC137654168 gene encoding uncharacterized protein yields the protein MDPGSFKDLWSKMEPGSKIDTVFFKDTRSNMDPGTKIDSGSKMDPGTKVEPGSKTDPGSKMDPGSFKDPWSKMEPGSKIDTVFLKDTRSNMDPGTKIDSGSKMDPGTKVEPGSKTDPGSKMDPGSFKDPWSKMEPGSKIDIVFFKDTRSNMDPGTKIDSGSKMDPGTKVEPGSKTDPGSKMDPWSKMEPGSKIDTVFFKDTRSNMDPGTKIDYGSKMDPGTKVEPGSKMEPGSKIDTVFFKDTRSNMDPGTKIDSGSKMDPGTKVEPGSKTDPGSKMDPWSKMEPGSKIDTVFFKDTRSNMDPGTKIDSGSKMDPGTKVEPGSKTDPGSKMDPGSFKDPWSKMEPGSKIDTVFFKDTRSDMDPGTKIDSGSKMDPGTKVEPGSKMDPSYKRRTTSVISSK from the coding sequence atggaccccggaTCCTTTAAGGACCTCTGGTCCAAAATGGAACCTGGCTCCAAAATCGACACAGTTTTCTTTAAGGACACCAGATCCAATATGGACCCTGGCACCAAAATAGACTCCggttccaaaatggaccctggcaccaAAGTTGAACCCGGCTCCAAAacagaccctggctccaaaatggaccccggaTCCTTTAAGGACCCCTGGTCCAAAATGGAACCTGGCTCCAAAATCGACACAGTTTTCCTTAAGGACACCAGATCCAATATGGACCCTGGCACCAAAATAGACTCTggttccaaaatggaccctggcaccaAAGTTGAACCCGGCTCCAAAacggaccctggctccaaaatggaccccggaTCCTTTAAGGACCCCTGGTCCAAAATGGAACCTGGCTCCAAAATCGACATAGTTTTCTTTAAGGACACCAGATCCAATATGGACCCTGGCACCAAAATAGACTCCggttccaaaatggaccctggcaccaAAGTTGAACCCGGCTCCAAAacggaccctggctccaaaatggacccctgGTCCAAAATGGAACCTGGCTCCAAAATCGACACAGTTTTCTTTAAGGACACCAGATCCAATATGGACCCTGGCACCAAAATAGACTATggttccaaaatggaccctggcaccaAAGTTGAACCCGGCTCCAAAATGGAACCTGGCTCCAAAATCGACACAGTTTTCTTTAAGGACACCAGATCCAATATGGACCCTGGCACCAAAATAGACTCCggttccaaaatggaccctggcaccaAAGTTGAACCCGGCTCCAAAacggaccctggctccaaaatggacccctgGTCCAAAATGGAACCTGGCTCCAAAATCGACACAGTTTTCTTTAAGGACACCAGATCCAATATGGACCCTGGCACCAAAATAGACTCCggttccaaaatggaccctggcaccaAAGTTGAACCCGGCTCCAAAacggaccctggctccaaaatggaccccggaTCCTTTAAGGACCCCTGGTCCAAAATGGAACCTGGCTCCAAAATCGACACAGTTTTCTTTAAGGACACCAGATCCGATATGGACCCTGGCACCAAAATAGACTCCggttccaaaatggaccctggcaccaAAGTTGAacccggctccaaaatggaccctagcTACAAAAGAAGGACAACAAGTGTAATATCATCAAAATAG